Proteins co-encoded in one Kribbella solani genomic window:
- a CDS encoding undecaprenyl-diphosphate phosphatase, with amino-acid sequence MTIWDSIILGIVEGLTEFLPVSSTGHLTIVSKMLGLKIDDPAITGYTAVIQIGAIAAVVLYFWKDIRRIAVAWVRGLANPEHRGEFDHRMGWYVIVGSLPIVLVGFLARDLISGPLRSLWWVAGALIGWSFVMVAAERLSSKARPLERITLVDAIVMGVVQCLALIPGVSRSGATISAGLFRGLDRVAATRIAFLLGIPALVGAGVYELKDALNGGVGAVPLIVGTVVSFVVAYASVAWLLRFVAKHTIEVFAFYRVLLGIVLIILLATSTITAT; translated from the coding sequence ATGACGATCTGGGACTCCATCATCCTCGGCATCGTCGAGGGCCTGACCGAATTCCTGCCGGTCTCCAGCACCGGCCACCTGACCATCGTCTCGAAGATGCTCGGCCTGAAGATCGACGACCCGGCGATCACCGGGTACACCGCGGTGATCCAGATCGGCGCGATCGCGGCCGTGGTGCTGTACTTCTGGAAGGACATCCGGCGGATCGCGGTGGCCTGGGTCCGCGGGCTGGCCAACCCGGAGCACCGCGGCGAGTTCGACCACCGGATGGGCTGGTACGTGATCGTCGGTTCGCTGCCGATCGTGCTCGTCGGCTTCCTGGCCCGGGACCTGATCTCCGGCCCGCTGCGCAGCCTGTGGTGGGTGGCCGGCGCGCTGATCGGCTGGTCGTTCGTGATGGTCGCGGCCGAACGGCTGAGCTCCAAGGCGCGGCCGCTGGAGCGGATCACGCTGGTGGACGCGATCGTGATGGGCGTGGTCCAGTGCCTGGCGCTGATCCCCGGCGTGTCCCGGTCCGGCGCGACCATCTCGGCCGGTCTGTTCCGCGGGCTGGACCGGGTCGCGGCGACCCGGATCGCCTTCCTGCTGGGCATTCCCGCGCTGGTCGGCGCGGGCGTCTACGAGCTGAAGGACGCCCTGAACGGCGGCGTCGGCGCCGTACCGCTGATCGTCGGCACCGTCGTCAGCTTCGTGGTCGCGTACGCGTCGGTGGCGTGGCTGCTCCGATTCGTCGCCAAGCACACCATCGAGGTCTTCGCGTTCTACCGGGTGCTGCTCGGGATCGTGCTGATCATCCTGCTCGCGACCAGCACGATCACCGCCACCTGA
- a CDS encoding MFS transporter, with protein sequence MRAKAEALALLAGSGTADFAFRLAQVALPLVILRETGSVAATGLVGGAAGIPVLLSPWWARKARQWVDSGPRLAIVACVSALALASVPTAAVLQVLSPALLVLSGLLLGCGDALSNPGRSALLADTGDRWGDGRAVLLLTWQDGLRRIGMLLGPSAGAFAVAAGFTNELLWVEAFAVAAAGLLACTVQPTRAADAPELPPSIRQSLQGRRDVLYGWIVRGTGCVTWFAFTLGLSVLGEERGKPGVYLAAGMTGYGVGALLGTTISLAVVRRTKPVVAASVAWAWMGLCWVGMGVWTTPVVVAVMGALSGVTVVIGIAAISMLITRTSAGAERRTLLSGQTVVVNAGSAAGLLAGGPIIGAVGAASALVGSGIVTTLIAVLVLIRSGQRASRLSNDDAAQIPAIAATIRTAKSSQ encoded by the coding sequence ATGAGAGCGAAGGCAGAGGCGCTGGCGCTGCTGGCCGGGAGCGGTACGGCGGACTTCGCGTTCCGGCTCGCGCAGGTGGCGCTGCCGTTGGTGATCCTGCGCGAGACGGGTTCGGTGGCCGCGACCGGGCTGGTGGGTGGCGCGGCCGGAATACCGGTGCTGCTGTCGCCGTGGTGGGCGCGGAAGGCCCGCCAGTGGGTCGACTCGGGACCGCGGCTGGCGATCGTGGCGTGCGTCTCCGCGCTCGCGCTGGCATCGGTACCGACCGCAGCCGTACTTCAAGTACTGTCGCCCGCGCTGCTCGTCCTGAGCGGCCTGCTACTCGGCTGCGGCGACGCACTGTCAAACCCAGGCCGCTCGGCCCTGCTGGCCGACACCGGAGATCGCTGGGGAGATGGCCGCGCGGTCCTGCTCCTCACCTGGCAGGACGGCCTCCGGCGCATCGGCATGCTGCTAGGCCCGTCGGCAGGTGCCTTCGCCGTGGCAGCCGGCTTCACCAATGAACTGCTCTGGGTAGAAGCATTCGCGGTCGCAGCGGCCGGGCTACTGGCCTGCACAGTGCAACCAACCCGAGCAGCAGACGCGCCCGAGCTGCCCCCATCCATCCGTCAGAGCCTGCAAGGCCGGCGCGACGTCCTGTACGGCTGGATCGTCCGAGGCACCGGATGCGTGACCTGGTTCGCGTTCACCCTGGGCCTGTCGGTGCTAGGCGAAGAGCGCGGCAAACCAGGCGTGTACTTGGCAGCAGGAATGACCGGGTACGGCGTCGGCGCCCTACTGGGCACCACCATCTCACTGGCAGTCGTACGCCGAACGAAACCAGTCGTAGCCGCGTCAGTCGCCTGGGCCTGGATGGGACTGTGCTGGGTCGGAATGGGCGTCTGGACCACCCCGGTCGTCGTCGCGGTCATGGGTGCACTGTCCGGCGTCACCGTGGTGATCGGCATCGCCGCGATCTCCATGCTCATCACGCGCACGTCAGCCGGCGCCGAGCGGCGTACGTTGCTGTCCGGCCAGACCGTCGTCGTGAACGCGGGAAGCGCGGCCGGTCTGCTCGCGGGCGGACCGATCATCGGGGCAGTCGGTGCAGCGAGTGCACTGGTTGGCTCCGGCATCGTCACCACGCTCATCGCCGTACTGGTGCTGATCCGCAGCGGTCAGCGCGCAAGCCGGCTGAGCAACGATGACGCGGCGCAGATACCGGCGATCGCGGCGACGATCAGGACGGCGAAGTCGAGCCAGTAG
- a CDS encoding ABC transporter permease yields the protein MSVARVAPPSAWVESRPRAALRLVSRIGTFCLVELQKLRHDRTELVTRAIQPVLWLVIFGQTFSRIRAIPTGNVPYLDYLAPGIIAQSALFVAIFYGIQIIWERDAGILTKLLVTPSPRSALVAGKAFAAGVRTISQAIVVLIVAALLGVSMTWNPLKILAVFAVVVLGAAFFSCLSMTIAGLVLRRDRLMGIGQAITMPLFFASNALYPVSLMPGWLQALSHANPLTYEVSALRGLLIGTPTNYWLDFAVLIVAAIAGICAASSLLSRLAR from the coding sequence ATGTCCGTGGCACGCGTCGCACCGCCCAGCGCCTGGGTTGAGAGCCGGCCGCGCGCCGCGCTGCGACTGGTCTCCCGGATCGGCACGTTCTGCCTGGTCGAGCTCCAGAAGCTGCGGCACGACCGGACCGAGCTGGTCACCCGGGCGATCCAGCCGGTGCTGTGGCTGGTGATCTTCGGTCAGACGTTCAGCCGGATTCGGGCCATCCCGACCGGCAATGTCCCGTACCTGGACTATCTGGCGCCCGGGATCATCGCGCAGTCCGCGCTGTTCGTCGCGATCTTCTACGGCATCCAGATCATCTGGGAACGCGACGCGGGGATTCTCACCAAGTTGCTGGTCACGCCGAGTCCGCGTTCGGCGCTGGTCGCGGGCAAGGCGTTCGCGGCGGGCGTACGGACCATCTCGCAGGCGATCGTCGTACTGATCGTGGCCGCGCTGCTCGGTGTCAGCATGACGTGGAACCCGTTGAAGATCCTCGCGGTGTTCGCCGTCGTCGTACTGGGCGCGGCGTTCTTCTCCTGCCTGTCCATGACGATCGCCGGCCTGGTCCTGCGCCGGGACCGGTTGATGGGTATCGGGCAGGCAATCACGATGCCGCTGTTCTTCGCCTCGAACGCGCTGTATCCGGTCAGTCTGATGCCGGGCTGGCTGCAGGCACTGTCGCACGCCAACCCACTCACGTACGAGGTCAGCGCTCTGCGTGGACTGCTCATCGGCACGCCGACGAACTACTGGCTCGACTTCGCCGTCCTGATCGTCGCCGCGATCGCCGGTATCTGCGCCGCGTCATCGTTGCTCAGCCGGCTTGCGCGCTGA
- a CDS encoding LysR family transcriptional regulator encodes MASLPSVEDLRLVQAVNRTGAVGTAARELRISQPSASQRLARLERRCGTKLFERDTRGARPTPAGAEFARRADHILSHLEEVYDAPRAAAAGQRLVVGTFASLAPILFPVLDADLPELEIQQQVDHGHFLVDRVAEGTMDAAFIAIAEQMTLPRGAVHRRVGRDELVLFVPPGARPPGRGRQPLKNRPIAFSTYDRGSEEIHNRLTALGALPRRGVTLGTTVAMARRRSHLALVPHTALATELRPGEHLIAAPFRYRLTLSLVTTRTPPKPLLAYLPNLRTTLNLS; translated from the coding sequence ATGGCTTCATTACCATCGGTCGAGGATCTGCGGCTGGTCCAGGCCGTCAACCGGACCGGCGCGGTCGGCACCGCGGCCCGCGAGCTGCGGATCTCGCAGCCGTCGGCGTCCCAGCGGCTGGCCCGGCTGGAACGGCGCTGCGGCACCAAGCTGTTCGAGCGCGACACCCGCGGCGCCCGCCCGACGCCGGCCGGCGCCGAGTTCGCCCGCCGCGCCGACCACATCCTCAGCCACCTCGAGGAGGTGTACGACGCCCCGCGGGCGGCCGCCGCCGGCCAACGGCTCGTCGTCGGTACGTTCGCGAGCCTGGCGCCGATCCTGTTCCCGGTACTCGACGCCGACCTGCCCGAGCTGGAGATCCAGCAGCAGGTCGACCACGGCCACTTCCTGGTCGATCGCGTCGCCGAGGGCACCATGGACGCCGCGTTCATCGCGATCGCCGAACAAATGACACTCCCCCGCGGCGCCGTACACCGCCGGGTCGGCCGTGATGAGCTGGTCCTGTTCGTCCCACCCGGCGCCCGCCCACCGGGCCGCGGCCGCCAGCCGCTGAAGAACCGCCCGATCGCGTTCTCCACCTACGACCGCGGCAGCGAGGAGATCCACAACCGCCTCACCGCCCTCGGCGCCCTCCCCCGTCGCGGTGTCACCCTCGGCACCACGGTCGCCATGGCCCGCCGCCGCTCCCACCTGGCCCTGGTCCCCCACACCGCCCTGGCCACTGAGCTCCGCCCCGGCGAGCACCTCATCGCCGCCCCCTTCCGCTATCGGCTCACCCTCTCCCTAGTCACCACCCGCACCCCACCCAAACCCCTCCTCGCCTACCTCCCCAACCTCCGCACCACGTTGAACTTGTCGTGA
- a CDS encoding DUF5703 family protein, with amino-acid sequence MAEYELQQFEVSRTESRGAVRKLLTEHAEYGGWELARLRRYPDGTRKVWLRRRIIRVMRTL; translated from the coding sequence ATGGCCGAATACGAGCTGCAGCAGTTCGAGGTGTCCAGGACGGAGTCCCGTGGGGCGGTGCGCAAACTGCTCACCGAACACGCCGAATACGGCGGCTGGGAACTCGCCCGCCTCCGCCGCTACCCCGACGGCACCCGAAAAGTCTGGCTCCGCCGCCGCATAATCCGCGTAATGCGCACCCTCTGA
- a CDS encoding DUF3090 domain-containing protein: MARVVHSYDDPERFVAGTVGEPGARTFFLQARAGHRLTSVACEKEQVMALAERLDVMLDEVARRFDRDPVTPSGVDDTAPLEQPIEEEFRAGTMTLAWEADAERVVIEVFAVVTGDPAELEEGDPAAAAMESDDAEVFVVRITEEQARAFARRAVALVASGRPSCPFCGRPIDADGHICPRANGYRRHLPE; the protein is encoded by the coding sequence ATGGCGCGAGTTGTGCACTCCTACGACGACCCTGAGCGGTTCGTCGCCGGCACCGTGGGGGAACCAGGTGCGAGGACGTTCTTCCTGCAGGCGCGAGCCGGGCACCGGCTGACGTCGGTCGCGTGCGAGAAGGAACAGGTGATGGCGCTGGCCGAACGGCTGGACGTGATGCTGGACGAGGTCGCGCGCCGGTTCGACCGGGACCCGGTCACGCCGTCCGGCGTGGACGACACCGCGCCGCTGGAGCAGCCGATCGAGGAGGAGTTCCGGGCCGGCACCATGACGCTGGCCTGGGAGGCGGACGCCGAGCGGGTGGTGATCGAGGTGTTCGCGGTCGTCACCGGCGACCCGGCCGAGCTCGAGGAGGGCGACCCGGCGGCGGCCGCGATGGAGTCCGACGACGCCGAGGTGTTCGTGGTCCGGATCACCGAGGAACAGGCCCGTGCCTTCGCCCGGCGCGCGGTCGCGCTGGTCGCGTCCGGCCGGCCGAGCTGCCCGTTCTGCGGCCGTCCGATCGACGCCGACGGTCACATCTGCCCCCGCGCCAACGGCTACCGCAGGCACCTGCCGGAATGA
- a CDS encoding RNA polymerase sigma factor, whose protein sequence is MTSSTAAPSPPVVGLRAVRTDDAARFREVFDGNFRALLGYAIRRAESVDDAADVVADTFLVAWRRIGEVPPGDAARLWLYGVARRVLANRRRGDIRRERLGEKLRLELVSAVPDPAETSDSGVVVRAAMARLNDSDRELLMLTGWDGLEPAEAATVLGLPARTVRTRLHRARKRLRNLLGDAFDCHEHQDDPTTRDEK, encoded by the coding sequence ATGACGAGTTCAACGGCCGCGCCCTCGCCACCCGTGGTGGGGCTTCGGGCGGTGCGTACGGACGACGCGGCCAGGTTCCGCGAGGTGTTCGACGGCAACTTCCGGGCGCTGCTCGGGTACGCGATCCGCCGCGCCGAGTCGGTGGACGACGCGGCCGATGTGGTCGCGGACACGTTCCTGGTCGCCTGGCGGCGGATCGGCGAAGTACCGCCTGGCGACGCCGCGCGACTGTGGCTGTACGGCGTGGCGCGGCGGGTGCTGGCCAACCGGCGCCGCGGCGACATCCGGCGCGAGCGGCTCGGCGAGAAGCTCCGGCTCGAACTGGTCAGCGCCGTCCCGGACCCGGCCGAGACCAGCGACTCGGGGGTGGTGGTCCGGGCCGCGATGGCGCGCCTGAACGACAGCGACCGGGAGCTGCTGATGCTCACCGGCTGGGACGGTCTGGAACCGGCCGAGGCCGCGACCGTGCTCGGCCTACCGGCCCGGACGGTCCGAACCCGGCTCCATCGGGCCCGCAAACGGCTGCGAAATCTGCTCGGTGACGCCTTCGACTGCCACGAACACCAGGACGACCCGACTACCCGGGATGAGAAGTGA
- the corA gene encoding magnesium/cobalt transporter CorA, whose amino-acid sequence MTGTLAGPAKPWAIMTRPWFMMVTVIVDCGVYAGGERRQLPKDPETVAQAIDGDGRAFGWIGLHEPSGAEMQRVQRLFGLHDLAIEDALQIHQRPKVERFGDTILVVLRTLWYVDEGDAVETGQVTVFVGPRYVVTVRHGEGGELATTRHQLEERAAVLGHGPAAVLWAICDAVVDDYETVAEQVEIDVDEVESSVFSSERTSDAERIYRLKREVLEMRRAIDPLREPMVQFAHGVSGISAKASPFFRDVADHLSRVSDQTEAIDTLLTSALNAHLARVSVQQNDDMRKISAWVAIAAVPTMLAGIYGMNFGNMPELRWHFGYYAVLLLMAVVCFTMYRFFRKVGWL is encoded by the coding sequence ATGACAGGCACGTTAGCCGGTCCGGCCAAGCCGTGGGCCATCATGACCAGGCCGTGGTTCATGATGGTGACCGTGATCGTGGACTGCGGGGTGTACGCCGGCGGCGAGCGCCGGCAGCTGCCCAAGGACCCGGAGACCGTTGCCCAGGCCATCGACGGCGACGGCCGGGCCTTCGGCTGGATCGGCCTGCACGAGCCCTCCGGCGCGGAGATGCAGCGGGTCCAGCGGCTGTTCGGCCTGCACGACCTGGCCATCGAGGACGCGCTCCAGATCCACCAGCGGCCGAAGGTCGAGCGCTTCGGCGACACCATCCTGGTCGTGCTGCGCACCCTCTGGTACGTCGACGAGGGCGATGCCGTCGAGACCGGCCAGGTGACGGTGTTCGTCGGCCCGCGGTACGTCGTCACCGTCCGGCACGGCGAAGGCGGCGAACTGGCGACCACCCGGCACCAGCTGGAAGAGCGCGCCGCGGTGCTCGGGCACGGACCCGCCGCGGTGCTGTGGGCGATCTGCGACGCGGTCGTGGACGACTACGAGACCGTCGCCGAGCAGGTCGAGATCGATGTCGACGAGGTCGAGTCGTCGGTGTTCTCGTCCGAGCGCACCAGCGACGCCGAGCGCATCTACCGGCTGAAGCGTGAGGTACTCGAGATGCGCCGCGCGATCGATCCACTCCGCGAACCGATGGTCCAGTTCGCGCACGGCGTGAGCGGGATCAGCGCCAAGGCGAGCCCGTTCTTCCGCGACGTCGCCGACCATCTCAGCCGGGTCTCCGACCAGACAGAGGCGATCGACACGCTGCTCACGTCCGCCCTGAACGCCCATCTGGCCCGGGTGTCGGTGCAGCAGAACGACGATATGAGAAAAATTTCTGCTTGGGTGGCCATCGCGGCGGTGCCTACGATGCTGGCCGGCATCTACGGCATGAACTTCGGCAACATGCCCGAGCTGCGCTGGCACTTCGGCTACTACGCCGTGCTCCTGCTGATGGCCGTCGTCTGCTTCACCATGTACCGCTTCTTCCGCAAGGTCGGCTGGCTGTAA
- a CDS encoding histidine phosphatase family protein, with protein sequence MPTVILVRHGRSSANTSGTLAGRTPGVKLDDAGVQQAEAVAQRLAGLPLAAIVTSPLERCKQTAAAIAKRHAGLRTATDRRLTECGYGDWTGQKISTLAKDPLWAVVQQHPSAVTFPNGESMRAMQQRAVDAVRAHDAELAKSHGDNAIWVAVSHGDVIKSIVADALGQHLDTFQRIVVDTASTTIITYTATRPFLVRLNDSGSELASLVPKPTAKAKPKKQSSDAVVGGR encoded by the coding sequence ATGCCCACGGTGATTCTGGTCCGCCACGGCCGCAGTTCGGCGAACACTTCCGGCACCCTGGCCGGGCGCACTCCCGGCGTGAAACTCGACGACGCCGGCGTCCAGCAGGCCGAGGCGGTCGCCCAGCGGCTGGCCGGTCTGCCGCTCGCCGCGATCGTCACGTCCCCGCTGGAGCGCTGCAAGCAGACCGCGGCGGCGATCGCGAAACGGCACGCCGGGTTGCGTACGGCAACTGATCGGCGGCTGACCGAGTGCGGGTACGGCGACTGGACCGGGCAGAAGATCAGCACGCTGGCGAAGGACCCGCTCTGGGCGGTGGTCCAGCAGCATCCGTCGGCGGTGACGTTCCCGAACGGCGAGTCGATGCGGGCGATGCAGCAGCGCGCCGTGGACGCGGTCCGGGCGCATGACGCGGAGCTGGCGAAGAGCCACGGCGACAACGCGATCTGGGTGGCCGTCTCGCATGGTGATGTGATCAAGTCCATCGTCGCGGACGCGCTCGGTCAGCATCTGGACACGTTCCAGCGGATCGTGGTGGACACCGCGTCGACCACGATCATCACGTACACGGCGACCCGGCCGTTCCTGGTCCGGCTGAACGACTCGGGCAGCGAGCTGGCGTCGCTGGTGCCTAAGCCGACAGCGAAAGCCAAGCCGAAGAAGCAGTCGTCCGACGCCGTCGTCGGTGGACGGTAA
- a CDS encoding ABC transporter ATP-binding protein — MSAEPSFDPAPAAELTGLSHRFGDHVAVDNLDLTVSPGECFGLLGPNGAGKTTTLRVLNTLYPPQSGRVRVFGLDVRREAMSVRRLLGYVPQQLSIEGALSGRENVSWFARLFDVPRRERAARVAEVLELVDLTEAADRLASTYSGGMVRRLELAQALVNRPALLVLDEPTVGLDPVARDSVWARVQDMQERFGMTVLLTTHYMEEADLLCDRVALMHLGRLRAIGTPAELKAALGPDASLEDVFRHHTGESLAAGGQPDRSGRSGRSGRSGRSGRAGEGGLRDVRGTRRTAQRLG; from the coding sequence ATGAGTGCGGAACCCAGCTTCGACCCCGCGCCGGCCGCCGAGCTGACCGGACTGAGTCACCGATTCGGCGACCACGTCGCGGTCGACAACCTGGACCTGACCGTCTCCCCCGGCGAGTGCTTCGGCCTGCTCGGCCCGAACGGCGCCGGCAAGACCACCACGCTGCGGGTCCTCAACACGCTCTACCCACCGCAGTCCGGCCGCGTACGCGTCTTCGGCCTGGATGTCCGGCGCGAGGCGATGTCAGTACGTCGGCTGCTCGGGTACGTACCGCAGCAACTGTCCATCGAAGGCGCCTTGTCGGGCCGGGAGAACGTGTCCTGGTTCGCGCGACTGTTCGACGTACCGCGCCGGGAACGCGCCGCCCGGGTCGCCGAGGTGCTTGAACTGGTCGACCTCACCGAAGCAGCGGATCGGCTCGCGTCGACGTACTCGGGTGGCATGGTGCGCCGGCTCGAGCTTGCACAGGCACTGGTCAATCGGCCCGCGCTGCTCGTACTGGACGAGCCGACGGTCGGTCTCGACCCGGTGGCGCGGGATTCGGTGTGGGCGCGCGTGCAGGACATGCAGGAGCGGTTCGGGATGACCGTGCTGCTGACCACGCACTACATGGAAGAGGCCGATCTGCTGTGCGACCGGGTTGCCTTGATGCATCTCGGCCGGCTGCGGGCGATCGGTACGCCGGCCGAGCTGAAGGCGGCGCTCGGGCCGGACGCGAGTCTCGAGGACGTGTTCCGGCATCACACCGGGGAGAGCCTCGCGGCGGGCGGGCAGCCGGATCGCTCTGGGCGGTCTGGTCGGTCCGGCCGGTCCGGGCGCTCTGGCCGGGCCGGGGAGGGAGGGTTGCGGGATGTCCGTGGCACGCGTCGCACCGCCCAGCGCCTGGGTTGA
- a CDS encoding LLM class F420-dependent oxidoreductase, producing MRLGLNIGFVYGGDDHLDHLRLVKEAETLGFSVTWAAEAYGSDAATLLSWIAAQTTTIDVGAAVFQIPARTPAMTAMTAATLDRLSNGRFRLGLGVSGPQVSEGWHGVRFAQPLQRTREYVDIVNSALRRETVAYEGKYFTLPLPDGPGKALKLTVRPIRDHVPVYLAAVGPKNLELAGEIADGWLGILNDPGFLGEQLAHIRTGRGRELDGFDVVASVPLMPGADPQAAADPIRGYAALYIGGMGSREKNFYNALAVRMGYADEAKEIQDLYLAKKHREAMAAVPFGFLDSISLLGDKARLADKLTAYAEAGATTVAVTPFAPTVEQRIADLRTLAEALDLAGIGN from the coding sequence ATGCGACTCGGACTCAACATCGGCTTCGTCTACGGCGGCGACGACCATCTGGACCACCTGAGGCTGGTGAAGGAGGCCGAAACCCTCGGTTTCTCGGTCACCTGGGCCGCGGAGGCGTACGGATCGGACGCGGCCACGCTGCTCAGCTGGATCGCCGCCCAGACCACCACCATCGACGTCGGCGCGGCGGTCTTCCAGATCCCGGCCCGGACCCCGGCGATGACCGCGATGACCGCGGCGACGCTGGACCGGCTCTCGAACGGCCGGTTCCGGCTCGGCCTCGGCGTGTCCGGCCCGCAGGTGTCCGAGGGCTGGCACGGCGTACGGTTCGCGCAGCCGCTGCAGCGGACGCGGGAGTACGTCGACATCGTGAACTCGGCGTTGCGCCGCGAGACGGTCGCGTACGAGGGCAAGTACTTCACGCTGCCGCTGCCCGACGGACCGGGCAAGGCGCTGAAACTCACCGTCCGGCCGATCCGCGACCACGTACCGGTCTATCTGGCCGCCGTCGGCCCGAAGAACCTGGAGCTGGCCGGTGAGATCGCCGACGGCTGGCTCGGCATCCTGAACGACCCGGGTTTCCTCGGCGAGCAGCTCGCGCACATCCGGACCGGTCGCGGCCGGGAGCTCGACGGCTTCGACGTGGTCGCGTCCGTGCCGCTGATGCCCGGCGCGGACCCGCAGGCCGCCGCCGACCCGATCCGCGGGTACGCGGCGCTGTACATCGGCGGGATGGGCAGCCGGGAGAAGAACTTCTACAACGCGCTCGCGGTCAGGATGGGGTACGCCGACGAGGCGAAGGAGATCCAGGACCTGTACCTGGCGAAGAAGCACCGCGAGGCGATGGCCGCCGTACCGTTCGGGTTCCTGGACTCGATCTCGCTGCTCGGTGACAAGGCCCGGCTCGCGGACAAGCTGACCGCGTACGCCGAAGCGGGCGCGACGACCGTCGCGGTGACGCCGTTCGCGCCGACGGTCGAGCAGCGGATCGCCGACCTGCGGACGCTGGCCGAGGCGCTGGATCTGGCTGGGATCGGCAACTGA
- a CDS encoding aldo/keto reductase, with protein sequence MQQRYLGHSGLAVSRLGLGTMSWGRDTDEHEAREQLAAFVSAGGTLIDTAAAYGDGDSELLIGSLLGDVVDRDDLVIATKAGFSVRRGERITDTSRGALLRDLEGSLRRMNIDHIDLWQLHTWSDDVPLEETLSALDHAVSSGKVRYVAVSNYAGWKAARAVTWQQAWPGRAVPVANQVEYSLLARDAEMDAIRAAAGLGIGILAWSPLGRGVLTGKYRTGIPADSRAASQHLSRFVDPYLDARASGIVEAVARAADGLGWTPLEVALTWVRDRPGVSAAIAGARTALQLKSILGVEELTLPPAIAAALEDVS encoded by the coding sequence ATGCAACAGCGCTATCTCGGTCACAGTGGACTCGCCGTCAGCAGGCTCGGCCTGGGCACGATGTCGTGGGGCCGGGACACCGACGAGCACGAGGCCCGCGAGCAGCTGGCCGCGTTCGTGTCCGCCGGTGGCACCCTGATCGACACCGCGGCGGCGTACGGCGACGGTGACAGCGAGCTGCTGATCGGGTCGCTGCTGGGTGACGTCGTGGATCGGGACGACCTGGTGATCGCGACCAAGGCCGGCTTCAGCGTCCGCCGGGGTGAGCGGATCACCGACACCTCCCGCGGGGCCCTGCTGCGCGATCTGGAGGGCTCGCTGCGGCGGATGAACATCGACCACATCGACCTCTGGCAGCTGCACACCTGGTCCGACGACGTGCCGCTGGAGGAGACGCTGTCCGCGCTCGACCACGCGGTCAGCTCCGGCAAGGTGCGGTATGTCGCGGTCTCGAACTATGCCGGCTGGAAAGCGGCCCGCGCGGTCACCTGGCAGCAGGCCTGGCCCGGCCGCGCGGTCCCGGTGGCGAACCAGGTGGAGTACTCGCTGCTCGCCCGCGACGCCGAAATGGACGCGATCCGGGCGGCGGCCGGGCTCGGCATCGGCATCCTCGCCTGGTCACCTTTGGGTCGTGGCGTGCTGACCGGGAAGTACCGGACCGGCATTCCCGCGGACTCCCGGGCGGCGTCTCAGCATCTGTCCAGATTCGTCGACCCCTATCTCGACGCCCGCGCATCGGGCATCGTGGAAGCGGTCGCGCGCGCGGCCGACGGGCTCGGCTGGACCCCGCTCGAGGTGGCGCTCACCTGGGTGCGGGACCGGCCCGGGGTGTCGGCGGCGATCGCCGGGGCCCGGACGGCACTGCAACTGAAATCGATCCTCGGAGTGGAGGAGCTCACGCTGCCGCCGGCGATCGCGGCGGCGCTGGAGGATGTTTCGTGA
- a CDS encoding MarR family winged helix-turn-helix transcriptional regulator has protein sequence MDGVLAEELLVTMGLVRRHLRRSAGRPFPFSALTDAQAELVRTVRRSPGISVAEAAAELGLVANTVSTLVGQLTERGLLLRTQDPADRRIARLTLTDPARERVEAWRDRRTALVTAAIDDLAPADQDALRAALPVLAVLAERLHPEELERV, from the coding sequence GTGGATGGAGTGCTGGCTGAAGAGTTGTTGGTGACGATGGGGTTGGTGCGGCGGCATCTGCGTCGGTCGGCGGGGCGGCCGTTCCCGTTCTCGGCGCTCACCGACGCGCAGGCGGAGCTGGTCCGGACGGTCCGTCGCAGCCCTGGCATCTCGGTCGCGGAAGCCGCCGCCGAGCTCGGCCTGGTCGCGAACACGGTCTCCACCTTGGTCGGTCAGCTCACGGAGCGCGGCCTCCTGCTCCGTACCCAGGACCCGGCCGACCGCCGGATCGCCCGCCTCACCCTCACCGACCCGGCCCGCGAACGGGTCGAGGCCTGGCGCGACCGCCGGACCGCCCTCGTCACCGCCGCCATCGACGACCTCGCCCCGGCCGACCAGGACGCGCTCCGAGCGGCCCTGCCGGTGCTGGCAGTCCTCGCCGAGCGATTACACCCCGAAGAACTGGAGCGCGTATGA